One Amaranthus tricolor cultivar Red isolate AtriRed21 chromosome 1, ASM2621246v1, whole genome shotgun sequence DNA window includes the following coding sequences:
- the LOC130824743 gene encoding protein IQ-DOMAIN 19, producing the protein MGKTGKWFKSFLTGKKEKDQKNSIGNCINNQSNSTNHQNPTTPKEKKRWSFRRSSITNTTTTTTTAKSADAINAQPNELGESAAAAAAAAAAVLEKPAHEGDTDSCAAVSNATVGPANPVNNCILEEAAAVKIQSVYRSYLARKALKALRGLVKLQALVRGHLVRKQATATLRCMQALVTAQARARAQRIQAVDEGKISNHRQSTHRRSSQEKIKHIHPDMEENIKIVEMDRGEFRSNINSRNSYSNPSQQHVNERMDNSISTYYSSPNPKLYIQDPYPQYCPAPSGITDMSPRTCSGHFEDYSFATAQSSPQCNSALSRPDTCATPFSFPKPEYAETMSYDFPLYPNYMANTESSRAKVRSQSAPKQRPEFERQPSRGRRASIEGRNIPKGAKMQRSSSHVGSTAQNYQYPWSVKLDKSTVSLRDSECGSTCSMATNAYYCRSVVSYDPRC; encoded by the exons ATGGGGAAAACAGGAAAATGGTTCAAGAGTTTTCTGACtggaaaaaaagagaaagatCAGAAGAATAGTATTGGAAATTGCATCAATAATCAGTCTAATTCTACAAATCATCAAAATCCCACTACTcctaaagagaaaaaaagatgGAGTTTTCGTCGATCTTCTATTActaatactactactactaccaCTACTGCTAAATCTGCTGATGCAATCAATGCACAGCCGAATGAATTAGGAGAGtcggcagcagcagcagcagctgcGGCTGCTGCTGTGCTCGAGAAGCCTGCACACGAGGGAGATACCGACAGTTGTGCTGCAGTGAGTAATGCAACAGTCGGACCGGCAAATCCTGTCAATAATTGCATTCTAGAGGAAGCTGCTGCTGTCAAGATTCAGTCTGTTTATCGCTCttatttg GCAAGAAAAGCACTAAAGGCTTTAAGAGGATTAGTGAAGTTGCAGGCATTAGTAAGGGGTCATTTGGTAAGAAAGCAAGCAACAGCAACATTAAGATGTATGCAAGCCCTTGTAACAGCTCAGGCTCGAGCTCGAGCTCAAAGGATCCAGGCAGTGGATGAAGGGAAGATCAGTAACCACAGGCAATCTACACACAGAAGGAGCAGTCAAGAAAAGATCAAGCATATTCATCCT GACATGGAAGAGAATATAAAGATAGTAGAAATGGACAGGGGAGAATTCAGATCAAACATAAACAGCAGGAACAGCTACTCAAATCCAAGCCAACAACATGTAAATGAAAGAATGGACAACAGCATATCAACCTATTATTCTTCCCCAAATCCAAAACTATACATACAGGATCCATATCCACAATACTGCCCTGCACCATCAGGAATCACAGACATGAGTCCAAGAACCTGCAGTGGCCATTTTGAGGATTACTCTTTCGCTACTGCACAAAGCAGTCCGCAATGTAACTCTGCTCTGTCGAGGCCAGACACTTGTGCGACACCCTTCTCGTTCCCTAAGCCTGAATATGCCGAGACAATGTCCTACGATTTTCCGCTCTACCCCAATTATATGGCTAATACTGAGTCCTCGCGAGCCAAAGTTCGATCACAAAGTGCACCGAAACAAAGACCTGAGTTTGAGAGGCAGCCTAGTAGGGGGCGAAGGGCCTCTATTGAAGGACGGAACATACCAAAGGGGGCTAAAATGCAACGCTCATCGTCTCATGTTGGGTCGACTGCACAAAACTATCAGTATCCTTGGTCAGTCAAGCTTGATAAATCGACTGTTTCGCTTAGAGATAGTGAGTGTGGTTCGACTTGTTCGATGGCTACCAATGCTTACTACTGCAGATCAGTTGTATCATATGAT CCAAGATGCTAG